TTGTCGTATATTTATTTGTTGATATTTTATTTTAAAACATACGAGGCTAATACACTTTGTAACTCATAAATGTTTAAGCTTTTATTAAACTTTTTCTCAATCGGCATAGAGCTACCAGATAGCCAAATTTTCAGATCTGCATCAAGATCGAAGCTCCCAGCCGTTTCGATTGAAAAGTGAACAATGCTTTTATACGGAAGGGAGTGAAATTCAGTCTTTTTACCGGTCAGGCCTTGCTTGTCTACGAGTAATAATCGCTTATCAGTAAAAATAAATAAGTCCCTAATGAGCTTGTATGCTTTCTCTATTTCTTCACCCGGTGCTAGCATTTTAGCGAATTCTGCTTCTAATTCTTTTACGTCAACCTCCGATGCATTCCCCATCAAACCGTCTAAAAAACCCATTAATCAACCCTCCTCTACTAAAAATATACTTATATTTTTAAACACTACCACTATTTCCCTTAATGTCAAATGTTTTTTATCATTCTATTAACGAACATCCTGACCTTAATCTTCTTTGAACAGGTGATTGAGCATGATATTAAACCCAACAAAGAATATTGGAGGAAAGACCCAGATAGAAAGGCCATAAATGAAGGAGATGAGCGAGTCACTTGTACGCAGATCTAAACCCTGAATGATGGTCACCAATAACCAGCCTGTACTTAAGGTAAAAACAAACCTTAAGAACTTATTGAAGGAACGACTGTACACTGTAGATTGAGATAAATCATAAAAATAGAAACCTAGACTAATAGCAGTAAAAAGAAACCCGTATAAGTAAAAATAATATTCAATATGAAACAACAATGAATACAACTCCTTCTGTGTGAATGAATGCTGCAGCCAGACAGTCTCGTCTTCTAAATATAAGGGGGGTTCAATTTTATTAGTAGACCAATTCGGCGTAAACAATATACACACCATCATCCATACGTCTCACGCTCGTCGTAAAACGATATTGCTCAAGCCAATGTATAAGCTGGGATAAATCGGCATAGTAGGTTTGCTCTATGTCCTGATCACTATCCCACTCCCCTCTTTGTGATATTGAAGCGATGTATGCCTTGCGCTGTGCTTCTGTTTCAAACATCACGTCCCCAAAACAGATCCTCCCATGTGGTTTTAACACACGTCGCATCTCCTCTAACGCGACGTTTTTCTGTTCCTCAGTAAGGTAATGCATGTGATAGCTAGACACGACATAATCAAACTGTTGGTCAAGATACGGGATAGCTAAGACATTACCTAGTTTTGTGGGGATGTGCGGATACTATAAACACACCTTTGAACACGAAACGGTATAAGCCTTTCGTGCAAAGGTGTGTTGAGTAAAGAATAATAAAATATACAAGCGTTCACCGTTCACTCATGCTGTTTTCAGCATGTAATTAAGAAAGAAGTGGTATGCGATCCTGATACTGTTCGATCAATCTTTGATTGTGTTCATCTGAACCGTCAATATTGCCGCTTAAAAAGATGGGCGGTTCAAACCCATTTTCGGCCATGATTTCAATAGCGTTGGCTAGTATGGCGTTCAAAATGGTTGCGCCCACAACGGTTGAGCTTGGCCCAAAAGGAATCGCCACCTTGTCGTGTGTGAGTAGGGCATCGCCCTTCACGGCATGGTTATCAATGACAAGATCGACTGAGTTATACAAATGTTTCCCACTCTCATGACGTGAAGGCTGGCTTTGAGAATAGGCGATTGACGTGATCCCGATGACATAAGCTCCCTTGTTCCTAGCGTGCTGTGCCACATCTACAGGGACAGGGTTTCGACCAGACGTTGAAATGACGACCATCACGTCCCCTGCCCGGATATCTTGTTTGTCCATAAATGCTTGCGCATATCCATTTTGTCTCTCCAGTTGAGACGAGCGTACAGCCCCTTCATGAAGCATCAAAGGTTCAACAAAAATAGGACTAATAGGGACTAATCCACCTGCTCGGTAAAACACTTCTTCCGTTAGGATATGAGAATGACCACAGCCGAACAAATGAACAATGCCACCCGCTTGAATCTTGTCGGCCACTTTTTGAGCCGCCTGTGTCATGCTCTCTTGCTCCTGTTGTTCTACCTTGTTTATCGTCTCTTTAATTCTGCGAAAATACGTTTGTAACAAGGTATCCCTCCTTTCTCTCCACCCTCTATACGATTGGCTAGAGGAGTATTATGCCGTATAACTTTAAATTTTGCTTAATAGCCCTACGTCATCTGCTTTTGACCTTGTCTCTCGCTTCTTCTAGGAGCTCGACCATCTTGCTTATGGCCTGTTCAACGATGATCGCTCCTTTCTTCTTTGTCGCCCGGGTGGCGTCACCTAGCACAGCCGTGTCCGTGAAAGTCTCCCACGGGGTCGGGGTGACGTCCGCACTCTCTGGGATTATCGGGTTTTCATTAAGGGCTTTGCTCATATCCACCTCTTCCTCGGCGACATACAGCATAAGTGACGTTTCTATTTCGCACGCATGAAAATAGGTGCTATGCGAAGAAGTAGTGTCCCGTATCTCATCCATAAGTTTTTTGGTGCCCGGATAGAAGAAGGCGAACACTTTGAAATCTGAATATCTTTCAAAAAGCTGACGCGAAGCTTCTTTTAATGCATTGGCGTTACCTAAATGACCGTTAATAAACGCTAAGATCCTGATGCCTTGCCGATACAAGCTTTCTCCGATATCTACAAGCATAGAAACGAGCGATTCATTACTAACGTGAATACTCCCTGGAAAGTTCTTCAGACTCCATACCTGCCCAAATGGCAAAAGAGGAAGCTGGAGGGCACCTGTTTTCTCGGCCACCGTCGCAGCCAGTTTCTCAGCTAGGATGTTGTCTGTCCCTAGAGGGAGATGGGGTCCATGCGCTTCTACCGCCCCAATGGGCAGCAGAGCAATTTGACTATCTTTTATTTTCTCTTTTATGGTGTAAGATGTTGCTGTATCAAAGCGCATGTGATGGCCTCCTTCAGTACTTAAAAGTGAAACAGCGCGCAGGGTTATCGATGAAGAATTTGCGGATTAACGACTCACCGTCGAAGCCTTCACGCTCTGCCTCATCCTTAAATCTAGGCACCCACTTGGCGATAATATGCTCTAATCCTAATCCATAGTCATAGTGTTTGAAATAACTTTTTCTTGCGGTATCCCCACTGACGAGAATTTGATCTTCGTAACCTTTTTTCACGAGTTGCAGGATGCAATTGATGCGCGTGCTTTCTGGGGCGTACTTAATCTTGGCAATGCCGTCAAAGCATAGATACGCGCCCGTCTTGGCCACCTGCTCATGATAGTAGGGGTCTGGATTACGATCCATATGCCCAAAACTGACGTGAGCTAAGTCTACACCCTCCCGCTTTAACAACGCGATTTGTTCTAAAGCCATGGTTCCGGCTTCTGTATGCGAATGAACGGGCG
Above is a window of Caldalkalibacillus salinus DNA encoding:
- a CDS encoding PH domain-containing protein translates to MGFLDGLMGNASEVDVKELEAEFAKMLAPGEEIEKAYKLIRDLFIFTDKRLLLVDKQGLTGKKTEFHSLPYKSIVHFSIETAGSFDLDADLKIWLSGSSMPIEKKFNKSLNIYELQSVLASYVLK
- a CDS encoding methyltransferase domain-containing protein, with the translated sequence MPTKLGNVLAIPYLDQQFDYVVSSYHMHYLTEEQKNVALEEMRRVLKPHGRICFGDVMFETEAQRKAYIASISQRGEWDSDQDIEQTYYADLSQLIHWLEQYRFTTSVRRMDDGVYIVYAELVY
- a CDS encoding SIS domain-containing protein, with product MLQTYFRRIKETINKVEQQEQESMTQAAQKVADKIQAGGIVHLFGCGHSHILTEEVFYRAGGLVPISPIFVEPLMLHEGAVRSSQLERQNGYAQAFMDKQDIRAGDVMVVISTSGRNPVPVDVAQHARNKGAYVIGITSIAYSQSQPSRHESGKHLYNSVDLVIDNHAVKGDALLTHDKVAIPFGPSSTVVGATILNAILANAIEIMAENGFEPPIFLSGNIDGSDEHNQRLIEQYQDRIPLLS
- a CDS encoding creatininase family protein, whose translation is MRFDTATSYTIKEKIKDSQIALLPIGAVEAHGPHLPLGTDNILAEKLAATVAEKTGALQLPLLPFGQVWSLKNFPGSIHVSNESLVSMLVDIGESLYRQGIRILAFINGHLGNANALKEASRQLFERYSDFKVFAFFYPGTKKLMDEIRDTTSSHSTYFHACEIETSLMLYVAEEEVDMSKALNENPIIPESADVTPTPWETFTDTAVLGDATRATKKKGAIIVEQAISKMVELLEEARDKVKSR